The following are from one region of the Halictus rubicundus isolate RS-2024b chromosome 15, iyHalRubi1_principal, whole genome shotgun sequence genome:
- the LOC143361490 gene encoding monocarboxylate transporter 9 isoform X4, producing the protein MACIETITTESEYSVEEHARLTNTDGPGDETSPDDEGGSLCEYHDIPPPPDGGYGWVVVFASFMCNMIVDGIAYTFGVFLGEFVKYFDEGKGKTAWVGSLLSGMYLSAGPVVSALTNKYGCRAVCMAGSFLGAAAFVLSTFSSSVNMLMLTYGVMGGIGFGLIYLPAVVCVGYYFETKRSLATGIAVCGSGFGTFAFAPLATMLLETYSWKGANLILAGLILNCAVFGALMRPLEYPKQSSVKPLLQRMAEEKRFQMERGSIGGSYFMVQLPDGSMEKRMKMPINIDPGVHSSFNLDQLVPGTPLTPVPTVPTLPTISEVKVQEHSSSGATSNSGSMVDLKSISAKSKSKRNIDDTKDSEKSESEFKPVIPRNASQPAFTTHVQGLPKNGSVPFFDRIRKTSTGERYKPSLSAIKNSRTTLNSNGDIRKSLHLRLSTSSVMGSRNNNAEVDDGESITFTTSKSSIPKEKPQIIRPLSRKDIFYSGSVVNLPEYQSQKSLANYRQSVISLSKSVRGDLKDSDVEKAPQQPLCPCLVLPDSFKEALGTMMDVSLLKNPVFLLIGISNVFGMAGLYVPFVYLVDAAVLDGIERNSASILLSIIGITNTVGRVACGFIADFPQVDSLLLNNICLIISTISVAATPFCHSYMAYIVMSIFFGIAISGYISLTSIILVDLLGLDKLTNAFGLLILFRGAAAIIGSPLAGAVYDATHSYSIPFFMAGFFFFMSTVTSFMAPAMKRCTTPQTQPVILDTLTPIDEDIEEENEDDIPEIVETAPSPQDPPEKEIKQIESVL; encoded by the exons ATGGCTTGCATCGAAACGATCACC ACGGAAAGCGAATACTCTGTGGAAGAGCATGCAAGATTAACAAACACCGATGGACCAGGCGATGAAACGTCTCCAGACGATGAAGGGGGATCGCTGTGCGAATACCACGACATACCGCCTCCACCTGACGGTGGCTATGGCTGGGTCGTGGTATTCGCATCCTTCATGTGTAACATGATAGTGGACGGTATTGCCTATACATTTGGTGTTTTCCTGGGAGAGTTTGTTAAGTATTTCGACGAGGGAAAGGGCAAGACTGCATGGGTTGGTTCGTTGTTATCCGGCATGTATCTCAGTGCTG GACCTGTTGTCAGTGctttaacaaataaatatggctgtagaGCAGTATGTATGGCTGGAAGTTTTTTAGGTGCTGCGGCATTTGTACTTTCAACGTTTTCATCCAGTGTAAATATGCTTATGTTGACTTACGGTGTTATGGGAG GAATTGGATTTGGTCTAATATATTTACCAGCAGTAGTTTGCGTAGGCTATTATTTCGAAACCAAAAGATCTCTAGCTACAGGCATTGCTGTATGTGGTTCAGGGTTTGGCACATTCGCGTTCGCACCTCTTGCAACAATGCTATTAGAGACATATAGTTGGAAAGGAGCAAACTTAATTCTAGCAGGCCTTATTTTAAATTGTGCC GTGTTCGGTGCGCTGATGAGGCCATTGGAATACCCGAAACAATCGTCCGTCAAGCCACTGTTGCAAAGAATGGCGGAGGAGAAGAGATTCCAAATGGAGCGCGGCAGCATCGGCGGTTCTTATTTCATGGTTCAACTGCCGGACGGGTCCATGGAGAAAAGAATGAAGATGCCTATTAACATTGATCCTGGCGTTCACTCCAGTTTCAATCTAGACCAATTAGTGCCTG GAACTCCTTTAACACCAGTTCCAACGGTACCGACCCTCCCCACTATATCGGAAGTCAAAGTGCAAGAGCACTCGTCCAGCGGAGCGACCAGCAACAGCGGCAGCATGGTGGACTTGAAGAGTATCTCCGCCAAGTCGAAGAGTAAACGGAACATCGACGATACCAAAGATTCGGAAAAGTCTGAGAGCGAGTTCAAGCCGGTCATCCCGAGGAACGCTTCGCAGCCTGCTTTCACAACACACGTCCAAGGCTTGCCCAAGAACGGATCCGTGCCATTCTTCGACAGAATCCGCAAGACCAGCACGGGCGAGAGATACAAGCCGAGTCTCAGCGCGATCAAGAACTCCAGAACAACGTTGAACTCGAACGGAGACATCAGGAAAAGTCTGCACCTGAGACTCTCGACGAGCAGCGTGATGGGCTCGCGAAACAATAACGCAGAAGTGGAT GACGGCGAGAGCATTACTTTTACGACAAGCAAATCTAGTATTCCAAAGGAGAAGCCGCAGATTATTCGACCTCTGTCGAGGAAGGACATTTTTTACAGTGGCAGTGTAGTTAATTTACCAGAGTACCAGAGCCAAAAGTCGCTTGCAAATTACCGTCAAAGCGTGATCTCTTTATCAAAGTCTGTCCGCGGAGACCTTAAAGACTCCGACGTTGAGAAAGCGCCTCAAC AACCACTGTGTCCTTGCTTGGTGTTGCCTGACTCGTTTAAAGAGGCTTTGGGGACGATGATGGACGTATCTCTACTGAAGAATCCAGTATTTCTTTTGATCGGTATCAGCAACGTATTTGGAATGGCTGGCCTCTATGTTCCCTTCGTGTACTTAGTAGACGCTGCAGTGTTAGAC GGAATTGAAAGGAATTCAGCGTCGATTCTGCTGTCCATTATCGGTATAACGAACACTGTGGGTAGAGTGGCTTGCGGGTTCATAGCGGACTTCCCGCAAGTGGATTCGTTATTGCTAAataatatctgtttaattataTCGACGATCTCGGTAGCTGCGACTCCGTTTTGTCATTCTTACATGGCTTACATCGTCATGAGCATCTTCTTCGGCATAGCTATAT CTGGATACATTTCGTTGACGTCAATCATCCTGGTAGACCTGTTGGGGTTGGACAAGCTAACGAACGCATTCGgccttttaattttattcagagGAGCTGCCGCTATCATTGGTTCACCTTTGGCAGGCGCCGTTTACGACGCGACGCATAGTTACAGTATCCCATTCTTCATGGCAGGATTCTTCTTCTTCATGAGCACCGTTACCAGTTTCATGGCTCCGGCGATGAAACGGTGCACAACGCCGCAG ACTCAGCCTGTGATATTAGATACATTGACACCGATCGACGAAGATATCGAGGAGGAGAACGAGGACGATATCCCGGAGATCGTGGAAACTGCGCCGTCACCGCAAGATCCACCCGAGAAAGAAATTAAGCAAATAGAGTCTGTTTTATAA
- the LOC143361490 gene encoding monocarboxylate transporter 9 isoform X6, producing MTESEYSVEEHARLTNTDGPGDETSPDDEGGSLCEYHDIPPPPDGGYGWVVVFASFMCNMIVDGIAYTFGVFLGEFVKYFDEGKGKTAWVGSLLSGMYLSAGPVVSALTNKYGCRAVCMAGSFLGAAAFVLSTFSSSVNMLMLTYGVMGGIGFGLIYLPAVVCVGYYFETKRSLATGIAVCGSGFGTFAFAPLATMLLETYSWKGANLILAGLILNCAVFGALMRPLEYPKQSSVKPLLQRMAEEKRFQMERGSIGGSYFMVQLPDGSMEKRMKMPINIDPGVHSSFNLDQLVPGTPLTPVPTVPTLPTISEVKVQEHSSSGATSNSGSMVDLKSISAKSKSKRNIDDTKDSEKSESEFKPVIPRNASQPAFTTHVQGLPKNGSVPFFDRIRKTSTGERYKPSLSAIKNSRTTLNSNGDIRKSLHLRLSTSSVMGSRNNNAEVDDGESITFTTSKSSIPKEKPQIIRPLSRKDIFYSGSVVNLPEYQSQKSLANYRQSVISLSKSVRGDLKDSDVEKAPQQPLCPCLVLPDSFKEALGTMMDVSLLKNPVFLLIGISNVFGMAGLYVPFVYLVDAAVLDGIERNSASILLSIIGITNTVGRVACGFIADFPQVDSLLLNNICLIISTISVAATPFCHSYMAYIVMSIFFGIAISGYISLTSIILVDLLGLDKLTNAFGLLILFRGAAAIIGSPLAGAVYDATHSYSIPFFMAGFFFFMSTVTSFMAPAMKRCTTPQTQPVILDTLTPIDEDIEEENEDDIPEIVETAPSPQDPPEKEIKQIESVL from the exons atg ACGGAAAGCGAATACTCTGTGGAAGAGCATGCAAGATTAACAAACACCGATGGACCAGGCGATGAAACGTCTCCAGACGATGAAGGGGGATCGCTGTGCGAATACCACGACATACCGCCTCCACCTGACGGTGGCTATGGCTGGGTCGTGGTATTCGCATCCTTCATGTGTAACATGATAGTGGACGGTATTGCCTATACATTTGGTGTTTTCCTGGGAGAGTTTGTTAAGTATTTCGACGAGGGAAAGGGCAAGACTGCATGGGTTGGTTCGTTGTTATCCGGCATGTATCTCAGTGCTG GACCTGTTGTCAGTGctttaacaaataaatatggctgtagaGCAGTATGTATGGCTGGAAGTTTTTTAGGTGCTGCGGCATTTGTACTTTCAACGTTTTCATCCAGTGTAAATATGCTTATGTTGACTTACGGTGTTATGGGAG GAATTGGATTTGGTCTAATATATTTACCAGCAGTAGTTTGCGTAGGCTATTATTTCGAAACCAAAAGATCTCTAGCTACAGGCATTGCTGTATGTGGTTCAGGGTTTGGCACATTCGCGTTCGCACCTCTTGCAACAATGCTATTAGAGACATATAGTTGGAAAGGAGCAAACTTAATTCTAGCAGGCCTTATTTTAAATTGTGCC GTGTTCGGTGCGCTGATGAGGCCATTGGAATACCCGAAACAATCGTCCGTCAAGCCACTGTTGCAAAGAATGGCGGAGGAGAAGAGATTCCAAATGGAGCGCGGCAGCATCGGCGGTTCTTATTTCATGGTTCAACTGCCGGACGGGTCCATGGAGAAAAGAATGAAGATGCCTATTAACATTGATCCTGGCGTTCACTCCAGTTTCAATCTAGACCAATTAGTGCCTG GAACTCCTTTAACACCAGTTCCAACGGTACCGACCCTCCCCACTATATCGGAAGTCAAAGTGCAAGAGCACTCGTCCAGCGGAGCGACCAGCAACAGCGGCAGCATGGTGGACTTGAAGAGTATCTCCGCCAAGTCGAAGAGTAAACGGAACATCGACGATACCAAAGATTCGGAAAAGTCTGAGAGCGAGTTCAAGCCGGTCATCCCGAGGAACGCTTCGCAGCCTGCTTTCACAACACACGTCCAAGGCTTGCCCAAGAACGGATCCGTGCCATTCTTCGACAGAATCCGCAAGACCAGCACGGGCGAGAGATACAAGCCGAGTCTCAGCGCGATCAAGAACTCCAGAACAACGTTGAACTCGAACGGAGACATCAGGAAAAGTCTGCACCTGAGACTCTCGACGAGCAGCGTGATGGGCTCGCGAAACAATAACGCAGAAGTGGAT GACGGCGAGAGCATTACTTTTACGACAAGCAAATCTAGTATTCCAAAGGAGAAGCCGCAGATTATTCGACCTCTGTCGAGGAAGGACATTTTTTACAGTGGCAGTGTAGTTAATTTACCAGAGTACCAGAGCCAAAAGTCGCTTGCAAATTACCGTCAAAGCGTGATCTCTTTATCAAAGTCTGTCCGCGGAGACCTTAAAGACTCCGACGTTGAGAAAGCGCCTCAAC AACCACTGTGTCCTTGCTTGGTGTTGCCTGACTCGTTTAAAGAGGCTTTGGGGACGATGATGGACGTATCTCTACTGAAGAATCCAGTATTTCTTTTGATCGGTATCAGCAACGTATTTGGAATGGCTGGCCTCTATGTTCCCTTCGTGTACTTAGTAGACGCTGCAGTGTTAGAC GGAATTGAAAGGAATTCAGCGTCGATTCTGCTGTCCATTATCGGTATAACGAACACTGTGGGTAGAGTGGCTTGCGGGTTCATAGCGGACTTCCCGCAAGTGGATTCGTTATTGCTAAataatatctgtttaattataTCGACGATCTCGGTAGCTGCGACTCCGTTTTGTCATTCTTACATGGCTTACATCGTCATGAGCATCTTCTTCGGCATAGCTATAT CTGGATACATTTCGTTGACGTCAATCATCCTGGTAGACCTGTTGGGGTTGGACAAGCTAACGAACGCATTCGgccttttaattttattcagagGAGCTGCCGCTATCATTGGTTCACCTTTGGCAGGCGCCGTTTACGACGCGACGCATAGTTACAGTATCCCATTCTTCATGGCAGGATTCTTCTTCTTCATGAGCACCGTTACCAGTTTCATGGCTCCGGCGATGAAACGGTGCACAACGCCGCAG ACTCAGCCTGTGATATTAGATACATTGACACCGATCGACGAAGATATCGAGGAGGAGAACGAGGACGATATCCCGGAGATCGTGGAAACTGCGCCGTCACCGCAAGATCCACCCGAGAAAGAAATTAAGCAAATAGAGTCTGTTTTATAA
- the LOC143361490 gene encoding monocarboxylate transporter 9 isoform X2: protein MSRVSLNKSQYSGYGSRRVRKISTTESEYSVEEHARLTNTDGPGDETSPDDEGGSLCEYHDIPPPPDGGYGWVVVFASFMCNMIVDGIAYTFGVFLGEFVKYFDEGKGKTAWVGSLLSGMYLSAGPVVSALTNKYGCRAVCMAGSFLGAAAFVLSTFSSSVNMLMLTYGVMGGIGFGLIYLPAVVCVGYYFETKRSLATGIAVCGSGFGTFAFAPLATMLLETYSWKGANLILAGLILNCAVFGALMRPLEYPKQSSVKPLLQRMAEEKRFQMERGSIGGSYFMVQLPDGSMEKRMKMPINIDPGVHSSFNLDQLVPGTPLTPVPTVPTLPTISEVKVQEHSSSGATSNSGSMVDLKSISAKSKSKRNIDDTKDSEKSESEFKPVIPRNASQPAFTTHVQGLPKNGSVPFFDRIRKTSTGERYKPSLSAIKNSRTTLNSNGDIRKSLHLRLSTSSVMGSRNNNAEVDDGESITFTTSKSSIPKEKPQIIRPLSRKDIFYSGSVVNLPEYQSQKSLANYRQSVISLSKSVRGDLKDSDVEKAPQQPLCPCLVLPDSFKEALGTMMDVSLLKNPVFLLIGISNVFGMAGLYVPFVYLVDAAVLDGIERNSASILLSIIGITNTVGRVACGFIADFPQVDSLLLNNICLIISTISVAATPFCHSYMAYIVMSIFFGIAISGYISLTSIILVDLLGLDKLTNAFGLLILFRGAAAIIGSPLAGAVYDATHSYSIPFFMAGFFFFMSTVTSFMAPAMKRCTTPQTQPVILDTLTPIDEDIEEENEDDIPEIVETAPSPQDPPEKEIKQIESVL, encoded by the exons ATGTCGCGCGTGTCGCTCAACAAGTCGCAGTACAGCGGGTACGGCTCGCGTCGCGTGCGGAAGATCAGCACG ACGGAAAGCGAATACTCTGTGGAAGAGCATGCAAGATTAACAAACACCGATGGACCAGGCGATGAAACGTCTCCAGACGATGAAGGGGGATCGCTGTGCGAATACCACGACATACCGCCTCCACCTGACGGTGGCTATGGCTGGGTCGTGGTATTCGCATCCTTCATGTGTAACATGATAGTGGACGGTATTGCCTATACATTTGGTGTTTTCCTGGGAGAGTTTGTTAAGTATTTCGACGAGGGAAAGGGCAAGACTGCATGGGTTGGTTCGTTGTTATCCGGCATGTATCTCAGTGCTG GACCTGTTGTCAGTGctttaacaaataaatatggctgtagaGCAGTATGTATGGCTGGAAGTTTTTTAGGTGCTGCGGCATTTGTACTTTCAACGTTTTCATCCAGTGTAAATATGCTTATGTTGACTTACGGTGTTATGGGAG GAATTGGATTTGGTCTAATATATTTACCAGCAGTAGTTTGCGTAGGCTATTATTTCGAAACCAAAAGATCTCTAGCTACAGGCATTGCTGTATGTGGTTCAGGGTTTGGCACATTCGCGTTCGCACCTCTTGCAACAATGCTATTAGAGACATATAGTTGGAAAGGAGCAAACTTAATTCTAGCAGGCCTTATTTTAAATTGTGCC GTGTTCGGTGCGCTGATGAGGCCATTGGAATACCCGAAACAATCGTCCGTCAAGCCACTGTTGCAAAGAATGGCGGAGGAGAAGAGATTCCAAATGGAGCGCGGCAGCATCGGCGGTTCTTATTTCATGGTTCAACTGCCGGACGGGTCCATGGAGAAAAGAATGAAGATGCCTATTAACATTGATCCTGGCGTTCACTCCAGTTTCAATCTAGACCAATTAGTGCCTG GAACTCCTTTAACACCAGTTCCAACGGTACCGACCCTCCCCACTATATCGGAAGTCAAAGTGCAAGAGCACTCGTCCAGCGGAGCGACCAGCAACAGCGGCAGCATGGTGGACTTGAAGAGTATCTCCGCCAAGTCGAAGAGTAAACGGAACATCGACGATACCAAAGATTCGGAAAAGTCTGAGAGCGAGTTCAAGCCGGTCATCCCGAGGAACGCTTCGCAGCCTGCTTTCACAACACACGTCCAAGGCTTGCCCAAGAACGGATCCGTGCCATTCTTCGACAGAATCCGCAAGACCAGCACGGGCGAGAGATACAAGCCGAGTCTCAGCGCGATCAAGAACTCCAGAACAACGTTGAACTCGAACGGAGACATCAGGAAAAGTCTGCACCTGAGACTCTCGACGAGCAGCGTGATGGGCTCGCGAAACAATAACGCAGAAGTGGAT GACGGCGAGAGCATTACTTTTACGACAAGCAAATCTAGTATTCCAAAGGAGAAGCCGCAGATTATTCGACCTCTGTCGAGGAAGGACATTTTTTACAGTGGCAGTGTAGTTAATTTACCAGAGTACCAGAGCCAAAAGTCGCTTGCAAATTACCGTCAAAGCGTGATCTCTTTATCAAAGTCTGTCCGCGGAGACCTTAAAGACTCCGACGTTGAGAAAGCGCCTCAAC AACCACTGTGTCCTTGCTTGGTGTTGCCTGACTCGTTTAAAGAGGCTTTGGGGACGATGATGGACGTATCTCTACTGAAGAATCCAGTATTTCTTTTGATCGGTATCAGCAACGTATTTGGAATGGCTGGCCTCTATGTTCCCTTCGTGTACTTAGTAGACGCTGCAGTGTTAGAC GGAATTGAAAGGAATTCAGCGTCGATTCTGCTGTCCATTATCGGTATAACGAACACTGTGGGTAGAGTGGCTTGCGGGTTCATAGCGGACTTCCCGCAAGTGGATTCGTTATTGCTAAataatatctgtttaattataTCGACGATCTCGGTAGCTGCGACTCCGTTTTGTCATTCTTACATGGCTTACATCGTCATGAGCATCTTCTTCGGCATAGCTATAT CTGGATACATTTCGTTGACGTCAATCATCCTGGTAGACCTGTTGGGGTTGGACAAGCTAACGAACGCATTCGgccttttaattttattcagagGAGCTGCCGCTATCATTGGTTCACCTTTGGCAGGCGCCGTTTACGACGCGACGCATAGTTACAGTATCCCATTCTTCATGGCAGGATTCTTCTTCTTCATGAGCACCGTTACCAGTTTCATGGCTCCGGCGATGAAACGGTGCACAACGCCGCAG ACTCAGCCTGTGATATTAGATACATTGACACCGATCGACGAAGATATCGAGGAGGAGAACGAGGACGATATCCCGGAGATCGTGGAAACTGCGCCGTCACCGCAAGATCCACCCGAGAAAGAAATTAAGCAAATAGAGTCTGTTTTATAA
- the LOC143361490 gene encoding monocarboxylate transporter 9 isoform X3: MGPASSREQIGEQIGDDDGLQIHTKANNITESEYSVEEHARLTNTDGPGDETSPDDEGGSLCEYHDIPPPPDGGYGWVVVFASFMCNMIVDGIAYTFGVFLGEFVKYFDEGKGKTAWVGSLLSGMYLSAGPVVSALTNKYGCRAVCMAGSFLGAAAFVLSTFSSSVNMLMLTYGVMGGIGFGLIYLPAVVCVGYYFETKRSLATGIAVCGSGFGTFAFAPLATMLLETYSWKGANLILAGLILNCAVFGALMRPLEYPKQSSVKPLLQRMAEEKRFQMERGSIGGSYFMVQLPDGSMEKRMKMPINIDPGVHSSFNLDQLVPVPTVPTLPTISEVKVQEHSSSGATSNSGSMVDLKSISAKSKSKRNIDDTKDSEKSESEFKPVIPRNASQPAFTTHVQGLPKNGSVPFFDRIRKTSTGERYKPSLSAIKNSRTTLNSNGDIRKSLHLRLSTSSVMGSRNNNAEVDDGESITFTTSKSSIPKEKPQIIRPLSRKDIFYSGSVVNLPEYQSQKSLANYRQSVISLSKSVRGDLKDSDVEKAPQQPLCPCLVLPDSFKEALGTMMDVSLLKNPVFLLIGISNVFGMAGLYVPFVYLVDAAVLDGIERNSASILLSIIGITNTVGRVACGFIADFPQVDSLLLNNICLIISTISVAATPFCHSYMAYIVMSIFFGIAISGYISLTSIILVDLLGLDKLTNAFGLLILFRGAAAIIGSPLAGAVYDATHSYSIPFFMAGFFFFMSTVTSFMAPAMKRCTTPQTQPVILDTLTPIDEDIEEENEDDIPEIVETAPSPQDPPEKEIKQIESVL, translated from the exons ACGGAAAGCGAATACTCTGTGGAAGAGCATGCAAGATTAACAAACACCGATGGACCAGGCGATGAAACGTCTCCAGACGATGAAGGGGGATCGCTGTGCGAATACCACGACATACCGCCTCCACCTGACGGTGGCTATGGCTGGGTCGTGGTATTCGCATCCTTCATGTGTAACATGATAGTGGACGGTATTGCCTATACATTTGGTGTTTTCCTGGGAGAGTTTGTTAAGTATTTCGACGAGGGAAAGGGCAAGACTGCATGGGTTGGTTCGTTGTTATCCGGCATGTATCTCAGTGCTG GACCTGTTGTCAGTGctttaacaaataaatatggctgtagaGCAGTATGTATGGCTGGAAGTTTTTTAGGTGCTGCGGCATTTGTACTTTCAACGTTTTCATCCAGTGTAAATATGCTTATGTTGACTTACGGTGTTATGGGAG GAATTGGATTTGGTCTAATATATTTACCAGCAGTAGTTTGCGTAGGCTATTATTTCGAAACCAAAAGATCTCTAGCTACAGGCATTGCTGTATGTGGTTCAGGGTTTGGCACATTCGCGTTCGCACCTCTTGCAACAATGCTATTAGAGACATATAGTTGGAAAGGAGCAAACTTAATTCTAGCAGGCCTTATTTTAAATTGTGCC GTGTTCGGTGCGCTGATGAGGCCATTGGAATACCCGAAACAATCGTCCGTCAAGCCACTGTTGCAAAGAATGGCGGAGGAGAAGAGATTCCAAATGGAGCGCGGCAGCATCGGCGGTTCTTATTTCATGGTTCAACTGCCGGACGGGTCCATGGAGAAAAGAATGAAGATGCCTATTAACATTGATCCTGGCGTTCACTCCAGTTTCAATCTAGACCAATTAGTGCCTG TTCCAACGGTACCGACCCTCCCCACTATATCGGAAGTCAAAGTGCAAGAGCACTCGTCCAGCGGAGCGACCAGCAACAGCGGCAGCATGGTGGACTTGAAGAGTATCTCCGCCAAGTCGAAGAGTAAACGGAACATCGACGATACCAAAGATTCGGAAAAGTCTGAGAGCGAGTTCAAGCCGGTCATCCCGAGGAACGCTTCGCAGCCTGCTTTCACAACACACGTCCAAGGCTTGCCCAAGAACGGATCCGTGCCATTCTTCGACAGAATCCGCAAGACCAGCACGGGCGAGAGATACAAGCCGAGTCTCAGCGCGATCAAGAACTCCAGAACAACGTTGAACTCGAACGGAGACATCAGGAAAAGTCTGCACCTGAGACTCTCGACGAGCAGCGTGATGGGCTCGCGAAACAATAACGCAGAAGTGGAT GACGGCGAGAGCATTACTTTTACGACAAGCAAATCTAGTATTCCAAAGGAGAAGCCGCAGATTATTCGACCTCTGTCGAGGAAGGACATTTTTTACAGTGGCAGTGTAGTTAATTTACCAGAGTACCAGAGCCAAAAGTCGCTTGCAAATTACCGTCAAAGCGTGATCTCTTTATCAAAGTCTGTCCGCGGAGACCTTAAAGACTCCGACGTTGAGAAAGCGCCTCAAC AACCACTGTGTCCTTGCTTGGTGTTGCCTGACTCGTTTAAAGAGGCTTTGGGGACGATGATGGACGTATCTCTACTGAAGAATCCAGTATTTCTTTTGATCGGTATCAGCAACGTATTTGGAATGGCTGGCCTCTATGTTCCCTTCGTGTACTTAGTAGACGCTGCAGTGTTAGAC GGAATTGAAAGGAATTCAGCGTCGATTCTGCTGTCCATTATCGGTATAACGAACACTGTGGGTAGAGTGGCTTGCGGGTTCATAGCGGACTTCCCGCAAGTGGATTCGTTATTGCTAAataatatctgtttaattataTCGACGATCTCGGTAGCTGCGACTCCGTTTTGTCATTCTTACATGGCTTACATCGTCATGAGCATCTTCTTCGGCATAGCTATAT CTGGATACATTTCGTTGACGTCAATCATCCTGGTAGACCTGTTGGGGTTGGACAAGCTAACGAACGCATTCGgccttttaattttattcagagGAGCTGCCGCTATCATTGGTTCACCTTTGGCAGGCGCCGTTTACGACGCGACGCATAGTTACAGTATCCCATTCTTCATGGCAGGATTCTTCTTCTTCATGAGCACCGTTACCAGTTTCATGGCTCCGGCGATGAAACGGTGCACAACGCCGCAG ACTCAGCCTGTGATATTAGATACATTGACACCGATCGACGAAGATATCGAGGAGGAGAACGAGGACGATATCCCGGAGATCGTGGAAACTGCGCCGTCACCGCAAGATCCACCCGAGAAAGAAATTAAGCAAATAGAGTCTGTTTTATAA